The Eremothecium gossypii ATCC 10895 chromosome VII, complete sequence nucleotide sequence TGAGGAATTCATCCCCGCGCCGCAGGACGTCCGGTAGCGACATTTTATCGGCTTTATGTCTAGTTTTTGATGATAGGTAGCTCTGCTGGTCAGGCTATAGATGTCCAAATGTTTTTTCGCTACTGTATTAGCTACTTACTCTCGTGGATTCAACAGAACTGACGAGAACAGCAACTGTTAATCACCTAGAGGGAGCACGTGCGCGATGGAGAAGTACAGTGAGTGGATGGACAAGGGCACCGGGATCAAACCGTTTATTCCCGTTTCAGCGACGAACAGAAGCAATGTCGCGCTTGGCATATGGATCTTGAAGgccgtcctcctcctgccTCTAGTACTCATCTGGGCAGTCCTGCGCGCCGTGGGACTGGGCACGCCGCTGGGCCGCTGGCTGCTACAGTTACTAGTGGGCTTCGAGTACCAGGTGTCGGTGGATGGCGTAAAGAAGCGTGACCTGTCCACCAGACATCTGCCACAACGTGGCCGAGTGTACCTGGCGAACTTCGCATCCCCACTGGATGGCCTTGCGGCCGCTGTAGTCTCTGCGGTGCCCGTGTTGCTGCTGGTGCCGCGCGGCGACACGCTGTACCAATTCAGCCCCTGGCAGCTGGGTTGGTTCGCATTGAGCGGCGCGCTGGACATCCCCGCCGGCCAGCCGAAGCTcgacgcggcggcggcggccagctCGGGCTGCGCCCTGTTTGTGTTTGCGGAGGGCACCACCTCGGCCGGGCGCGGCATCCTGCCCTTCGAGCTGGGGGACCCCGTGCTGGCACAGCTCTCGCACGACGCGGACGGCATCTACACGGCGAGCTTCCGCCTGTCGCAGTCTGACCTGGCAACGCCAGTTCCCACAGGACTATGGGCATATCTTGGGCGTCTCGCTACTCGCGGCGTGCAGTACCACTGCCGCATCCAGGGCCCGTTCTCGAAAGGCACTACTAGCGAGCTGCGCCAAGCGCTCGCGAAGGGCGAGGGATTCATGTTGCTGGGCAAGAATCTCGATCTGAAGGCGAAGCGCGGCTTCCTACAAACGTGGCAGCCATCTACAGGGCGTTAAGCGCTTTTCCCGCCACAAGATAAGACCGCGAACATATGCACACAATGCCGCCAACCAGCCGTCGGTATCCGTAGCCAACGTAATCTCAACGCTACCAGCTTCGCAGCCCTAGCAAATAGGCAGCTGGGCAGTTATACGAGCGATCTTGCATGCGAGATATGCACGTGATGTCTCATCTTCGGAATTTTTAGGAACTACTTAAACAGCTGCGGAGGTACAAAGAAGTCGTCTCTACTGGACACTGCCAGCAGATCTACTTTAGGTGACCTGCGTTTTGCTCTTCTCCTCTACTGAGCTGGCACATGGCCCAAGTGGGACTGCAAATTTGGACAGATTTGCGGTGTTTCAAGGGATTAGCTGCCGTACAACTTGGAATCGACAAGGCGGATAACCACGTATAAAGACCGCAATTGCACAATCCGATGCTTGGCCTGTACAAGTACACGAAGTCCTACTCACGGGCGATATTGGGCAGTGCTGGAGTTGTAGTCAAGGAGCAGGGATCGGGAAACTCGGCCCAGGCGGCGGAGGGCGCGCTGGATGATTCAGACAGCCAAAGCAGTGCGATGCTTGAGACGGCGTCGTTGATCAGCTGTGTGACCTGCTTGAGCGACAACATGGATTCGCACAGCACGGatccgctgctgctgcagtcCAACACGGTGATTCCGTATGCGAAAATATTGAACGCACGGTTAGCACTAGAAGCTCCCGCTGAGGGTGGTGCAGATGACTCGTTCACGGAGGGAGCGAGGTCCGTGCAGGACGCAGAGATCAGCTCCAAACCGGGAAGCTCCAGCTCAAGGGCGCGTGCAGAAGGCGGCATGAAGAGCGGAGGGGTGCTGGTGGATATCGTTTTTGCGAAACCAAGAAGGAACGACCTTGTCCCCAAAACAGTGACGCTATTTGTTGAGTACTCGTCGGACGACTTCTatggcggcggcgaggcCGACGTGGTAGAAGAGATATTGCGTAGGAGCTACATGAATACGAAGCGTAACAAAAGCATTCTCGTCATCATCAACCCATACGGTGGGAAGGGTAAAGCGCATAAGCTATATGTCACAAAAGCGAAGCCAATACTTGTGGCTAGTGATTGTCAAATTGACGTAGTGGAAACCAAGTACTCCTCGCATGCCGCTGAGATTGCCGCCACTATGGATATCAACAAGTACGACGTCATAGCGTGTGCATCTGGCGACGGTATTCCACATGAGGTACTCAATGGACTATTTACACGTCCGGACCGCGTCGCAGCCTTCAACAAGCTTGCTATCACGCAGCTCCCATGCGGTTCTGGGAATGCCATGAGTATCTCTTGTCATGGGACAAGCAATCCGTCATACGCGTCCTTGTCTTTGGTAAAGGCAACAGAAGCACGAGTTGACCTTATGTGCTGCACGCAGCCCTCGTACGCAAGCTCGCCCAGAGTCTCGTTTCTCAGTCAAACATATGGTGTGATTGCGGAATCAGACATAAATACAGAGTTCATGAGATGGATAGGACCGGCAAGGTTTGAACTCGGTGTGACCTTGAACATATTTCAAAGACGGAAGTACCCATGTCAACTGTATGTTAAGTACGCCGCAAAGACCAAGAACGAGTTGCGGGAGCATTTTACACTCCATAAGGCTCGCATTACGCAGAGCTTTAGATCAGAGCTTATGGACTCCGGATCACATTTGGCTGATCTGCCATCTACTGACAGCGATCTCATTGACGATTCGTGCTTTCATTTGAAGTGGTCTTTAGATGAGCCCGTCCCCCAAGATTGGGAAGAGATTGATACAAGTTTGACCGACAATTTGGGCATCTTCTATGTTGGGAAGATGCCATACATAGCACCGGATACTAAGTTCTTCCCTGCGGCGCTCCACGACGATGGTGCTATGGACATGGTTATCACCGATGCGCGCACGCCACTAACTAGAATTGCCCCGATCTTGCTCTCATTGGATAAGGGTTCCCATGTGCTCCAACCAGAAGTGGAGCATTCCAAGATAGAGGCTTATAGATTGATACCAAAATTAAAAAGTAGCATCATATCTGTGGATGGTGAGAACTTTCCTTTCGAACCTATTCAGGTGGAAGTGTTACCTCGGTTGGCTAAAACTTTACTAAAAAATGGCTGCTATGTGGAAACCGAGTTCGAGGCCCTATGATGTTCGCTAAGCTCATCGGGTATTCAACGAGCCACCAGTGTCTTTGGGCCAATATTTTATTACAGTAACGCATGCTGCGGCATTATACATCATGTAACCCTAGAATACAGTATACAAGCATCTACCAGAGGCTGCCCGGCTCCTGACAACGTTAGCACTGGCAAGAGGAGTCCCCGCCCTTTGCGACTGGCACGGAGATGTCGATTACGCCCTGCCGTGTGCCGGCACCGTCTTTTTCTGCATCACCGTTGCCCAGCCCAGATGTGCCTTTCCCGTTCTGAAACTCCGGCAAAAGTTTCGCAATGCGCTTGAATAATGCGCCTACGTTGAATCCAGCTTTGGTCGATGTTTCTACGAATATCTTGGCGTTCAACAGCTTGGCCTTGTTTTCACCTTCCTCAACAGTTACCTTGCGCTCATCCACCAGGTCGCTCTTGTTTCCCACAATACAGAGTATCAAGTTCTCTTCCCCGCGTTCATTACGCACGTCCTCGACCCATTTATCTATGTACTCAAAACTCTTCTTGTTTGTAATGTCATAGACCACAATCGCAACGTGCGAGTCGCGAATATACGAGGGAATTAACGACCTGAACCGCTCCTGTCCCGCTGTATCCCATAGTTGCAACCTAATGGTTCTGTCATCCAAGTATACTGTTTTCGAGAGAAAGTCTATGCCTATTGTCGCCTGGTAATGGTCATCGAAAGTATCATACATGAATCGAGTAATAAGTGACGTCTTTCCCACACCTTGCTCTCCAAGAAACACTATCTTATACTTTGAAAGCGTCTTGTTGGTCCGATTTACGTTCATCCTAATGCACTGACTGTCCTAGACACTCTATAACGCAGTTCCAAACCGATCTGTATTGCAGTTATTGTGCTTTGACAATCGTTGACCCTGCCCTCCGTCTAAACCCTATAAACCCATAACGTATTAAACGATCGTTGAACTACTGAGCTTATATAGTGTGCTGGAGAGCTATATATAGGGCTTCCGCATCGTAGCGGTTACTTCTTGCCCGACTTCTTGATTCCACCACCCACTAGAGGCTTGCCGCTCTTTATGTTGGCCATCATTTCCTTCTTGGCAGCAGCGTCAGCCTTCATCTTAGCCTTGTAGGCGGCATCCTCGTCATCGACGTCGTTAttctgcttcttcttctgcttgAGAGGCTTCAACTTTCCACCCTGGCGACTGGACATGGCTGTTGTGGGGATTGTTCTTTTAAGCGAAGAGAAGGGCAAGGCATCGGCGAAGAAGATATAGACAAATTTGCATTGCGCGCTGTGGTCACGTGGTCAGTTATGTAAAAGAGGTTATACAGGGCAAACTACTTGGAGCCATCTTTGAGGCTGACAATGCGGTTGAGGATGATGCGGTCATGGGTACTGTCCTTGTCAAGCGTGAAGTAGCCTACGCGCATAGCCTGGAAACGGCAGACCTCTTTGCGATCATGTTCCTCTGGGACGTAGAACTCGGACTGCTTGGCGCTTTCGACGACCCACGGAGAGTTAGAGACGACATGACGGAAGTTGTGCTCGACGACCGCGGAAGGATATATGACCTCACTGTAAGGGTTGATGTCGGCTGGGTCTCCGCTTGGGTTCTCTGAAGTGAACAGCTGGTTGTAAACACGCGTTTCTGCAACTGGGATAGGAGAACCATGGCGAGGTGCAATAGGAACCCACTGGATGTAGGTCTTTGGCTTGCGAGGCTTCCCATCAGGTGTGTCGTTCTCATAGTGGGCGTGAATACGCGTGATCTTTCCGTTCGCATCACGCTCTAGGCTCTTGAAGGCGATAGTGTATGGCACCTTGATGAGACCTACCGATTGAGCAGGCGTGAGACGGAAGAACTCTTTGTCAGAGGTGTCCTCAGAGAAATCGGAACGCTCGATGTAGAAACGCTTGCTGAAGGGAACCGTCCTCTCTCCGAACTCTGGCGTGCCTGGGCGGTAAGGAATCGATACAAGCTCCTCATAGTCCTCTGGCAAGTTGTCCACGATGACTTCTATGGGATCTAAGACAAACATCAAGCGTGCAGTGGTGTCTTCGAGGTACTTTCTGATTGCACTCTCAAAACGGACAACCTGGATGTTTGTAGTACTAGTGGTGACACCCAGCGTATTAATGAAGGAGAGGATGGCTCCAGGTGGGACACCGCGCCTGCGAATAGCCTCAAGGGTGAAGAGACGGGGATCATCCCAGCCACGGACGTATTTCTCGTGGACAAGCTTGGCGATCTTGCGCTTAGACAATACAGTGCCTGTGATATTCAGACGACCATACTCCCTTTGAGCAGGTCTGAAGACATGCACTTGATCGCACAACCATTCATACGACTCGCGCGATAAATAGAACTCGGCGGTGCACAGAGAATGGGTAATGTTCTCCAGAGAATCAACAAGACAGTGTGTGAAGTCATAGGTAGGATAGATGCGCCATTTGGAACCCGTTCTTGGG carries:
- the LOA1 gene encoding lysophosphatidic acid acyltransferase LOA1 (Syntenic homolog of Saccharomyces cerevisiae YPR139C (VPS66)); translation: MEKYSEWMDKGTGIKPFIPVSATNRSNVALGIWILKAVLLLPLVLIWAVLRAVGLGTPLGRWLLQLLVGFEYQVSVDGVKKRDLSTRHLPQRGRVYLANFASPLDGLAAAVVSAVPVLLLVPRGDTLYQFSPWQLGWFALSGALDIPAGQPKLDAAAAASSGCALFVFAEGTTSAGRGILPFELGDPVLAQLSHDADGIYTASFRLSQSDLATPVPTGLWAYLGRLATRGVQYHCRIQGPFSKGTTSELRQALAKGEGFMLLGKNLDLKAKRGFLQTWQPSTGR
- a CDS encoding sphinganine kinase LCB4 (Syntenic homolog of Saccharomyces cerevisiae YLR260W (LCB5) and YOR171C (LCB4)), giving the protein MLGLYKYTKSYSRAILGSAGVVVKEQGSGNSAQAAEGALDDSDSQSSAMLETASLISCVTCLSDNMDSHSTDPLLLQSNTVIPYAKILNARLALEAPAEGGADDSFTEGARSVQDAEISSKPGSSSSRARAEGGMKSGGVLVDIVFAKPRRNDLVPKTVTLFVEYSSDDFYGGGEADVVEEILRRSYMNTKRNKSILVIINPYGGKGKAHKLYVTKAKPILVASDCQIDVVETKYSSHAAEIAATMDINKYDVIACASGDGIPHEVLNGLFTRPDRVAAFNKLAITQLPCGSGNAMSISCHGTSNPSYASLSLVKATEARVDLMCCTQPSYASSPRVSFLSQTYGVIAESDINTEFMRWIGPARFELGVTLNIFQRRKYPCQLYVKYAAKTKNELREHFTLHKARITQSFRSELMDSGSHLADLPSTDSDLIDDSCFHLKWSLDEPVPQDWEEIDTSLTDNLGIFYVGKMPYIAPDTKFFPAALHDDGAMDMVITDARTPLTRIAPILLSLDKGSHVLQPEVEHSKIEAYRLIPKLKSSIISVDGENFPFEPIQVEVLPRLAKTLLKNGCYVETEFEAL
- the YPT6 gene encoding Rab family GTPase YPT6 (Syntenic homolog of Saccharomyces cerevisiae YLR262C (YPT6)), with the protein product MNVNRTNKTLSKYKIVFLGEQGVGKTSLITRFMYDTFDDHYQATIGIDFLSKTVYLDDRTIRLQLWDTAGQERFRSLIPSYIRDSHVAIVVYDITNKKSFEYIDKWVEDVRNERGEENLILCIVGNKSDLVDERKVTVEEGENKAKLLNAKIFVETSTKAGFNVGALFKRIAKLLPEFQNGKGTSGLGNGDAEKDGAGTRQGVIDISVPVAKGGDSSCQC
- the TMA7 gene encoding Tma7p (Syntenic homolog of Saccharomyces cerevisiae YLR262C-A (TMA7)), translated to MSSRQGGKLKPLKQKKKQNNDVDDEDAAYKAKMKADAAAKKEMMANIKSGKPLVGGGIKKSGKK